A genomic window from Purpureocillium takamizusanense chromosome 2, complete sequence includes:
- a CDS encoding uncharacterized protein (EggNog:ENOG503P466~COG:S~TransMembrane:2 (i109-127o147-167i)), giving the protein MSYADVAASGPKQSPSEAAAPAPPEIIANESASTASLIDVDAPSVHTVPSDFLEQDVQTETQAARREREDAAAEAKAKADKARRDAAEKARRADSWLTAQFAKLSDGSAGALALANVAAVVGLSSYLGYRAWGLYEKGRLDWKTAGVGVGILAAVGAIESVFGGYLYKGRKKGGSS; this is encoded by the exons A TGTCGTACGCAGACGTAGCCGCCAGCGGGCCTAAGCAATCCCCCTCCGAG gccgccgccccggcaccCCCCGAGATCATCGCCAACGAgtccgcgtcgacggcctcgctcatcgacgtcgacgcccctAGCGTGCACACCGTGCCGTCCGACTTCCTCGAGCAGGACGTGCAGACGGAGACGcaggccgcgcgccgcgagcgcgaggacgccgccgccgaggccaaggccaaggccgatAAGGcacgccgcgacgccgccgagaaggcccgccgcgcggaCAGCTGGCTCACGGCGCAGTTCGCCAAGCTATccgacggcagcgccggcgccctcgccctcgcaaacgtcgccgccgtcgtcggcctcagCTCCTACCTCGGGTACCGCGCCTGGGGCCTCTACGAAAAGGGCCGCCTCGACTGGAAgacggccggcgtcggcgtcggcatcctcgcTGCCGTGGGCGCCATCGAGTCCGTCTTTGGCGGCTACCTGTACAAGGGCCGGAAGAAGGGTGGCTCCTCTTGA
- the MIA40 gene encoding Oxidoreductase (COG:S~BUSCO:EOG092651BA~EggNog:ENOG503P1RY), whose amino-acid sequence MYRAAVRSASRQALGGMSRATGRVAPRRFASTASAADKPRSWKSSALRWGLAVGAVYYYNTSSVFADEATVQRTVPAPSAFAESDLPTVDAVIEEKRKQVKVKAENAAPPATQTTPEKASTEPQKQPDSEDAQSTAALEGGPAALEEEAGQEGAFNPETGEINWDCPCLGGMAHGPCGEEFKTAFSCFVYSNEEPKGMDCIEKFQGMQECFRKYPEVYGSELTDDPADEEAGSSAAPTEGDAAAVRDAHPEPATKVPESDTQHVPAVTAVDDAAPVWEDARAANDVVEKKHEEQASKEAQPEGQKKE is encoded by the exons ATGTATCGCGCGGCTGTGCGGTCGGCTTCCCGCCAGGCCCTGGGCGGCATGTCCAGGGCTACCGGGCGCGTGGCCCCCCGACGAttcgcctcgacggcgtctgcTGCCGATAagccgaggagctggaagAGCTCTGCGCTGCGATGGGGTCTTGCCGTCGGTGCCGTGTACTATTACAACACCAGTTCTGTCTTTGCGGATGAGGCTACCG TGCAAAGAACAGTGCCCGCCCCTTCCGCGTTTGCCGAGTCCGACCTGCcgaccgtcgacgccgtgatCGAGGAGAAGCGGAAACAAGTCAAGGTCAAGGCTGAGAacgccgcaccgcccgcgacgcAGACGACGCCTGAGAAAGCCTCGACCGAACCGCAGAAGCAGCCTGACTCCGAAGACGCGCAAAGCACTGCAGCCCTCGAaggcggccctgctgccctagaggaggaggccgggcAAGAAGGGGCTTTCAATccggagacgggcgagatCAACTGGGACTGCCCatgcctcggcggcatggctCATGGGCCCTGCGGCGAGGAGTTCAAGACGGCCTTTAGCTGCTTTGTCTACTCGAACGAGGAGCCCAAGGGCATGGATTGTATTGAGAAGTTCCA GGGCATGCAAGAATGCTTTCGAAAGTATCCCGAGGTCTACGGCTCCGAGCTGACCGACGACCctgcggacgaggaggccggcagcagcgcggcgccgacagaaggcgatgcggcggccgtccGAGACGCACACCCCGAGCCTGCCACCAAGGTACCCGAATCCGACACGCAGCACGTGCCTGCAGtgacggccgtcgacgatgcggcgccAGTATGGGAGGACGCGCGAGCCGCCAACGATGTTGTTGAGAAGAAGCACGAGGAACAGGCCTCCAAGGAGGCACAGCCTGAGGGCCAGAAGAAGGAATAG
- the THI80 gene encoding Thiamine diphosphokinase (COG:H~EggNog:ENOG503P2EK) — MAAEAFEWHPAKLLLDHDSTSEFALLVLNQPLKNSASLRKLWKNASLRVAADGGANRLHELSSFQGKFSNLQAIIGDLDSLSPSVRDFYSSQPTPAEVVHITDQESTDFAKAVAWIRKARSDNLDIVALGGIGGRVDQGVSQLHHLYLLQPGPDYALGRLFLLSGSSLTFLLKAGKHLIRVREDGEDVAFGKHVGILPLQGPCAISTQGLEWDVTDWETQVGGKLSTSNHILPDTKCVEVQTSKDVLFTIALRQIEGEDVG; from the exons ATGGCCGCAGAGGCGTTCGAGTGGCATCCTGCCAagcttctcctcgaccaCGACAGCACCTCTGAGTTCGCCCTCCTCGTGCTGAACCAGCCCCTCAAGAACAGCGCCAGTCTCCGCAAACTGTGGAAGAACG CCTCCCtccgggtcgccgccgacggcggtgccaACCGCCTCCATGAACTGTCCTCGTTCCAAGGCAAATTC TCCAACCTTCAGGCCATCATCGGTGACCTCGACTCGCTCTCGCCTTCGGTTAGAGACTTTTACTCCTCACAGCCCACACCGGCCGAAGTCGTCCACATCACCGACCAGGAATCCACCGACTTCGCCAAGGCCGTGGCCTGGATTCGGAAGGCACGATCAGACAATCTCGATATTGTCGCCCTCGGTGGTATTGGCGGACGCGTCGACCAAGGTGTCAGCCAGCTGCATCATCTCTACCTGCTCCAGCCGGGTCCGGATTACGCTCTTGGCCGGCTCTTCCTCCTGTCTGGGTCGAGCCTCACATTCCTCCTAAAAGCCGGGAAGCATCTCATCCGCGTCagggaggacggcgaggatgtgGCCTTTGGAAAGCACGTCGGGATCTTGCCGCTCCAAGGGCCCTGCGCCATCTCCACCCAAGGCCTGGAGTGGGACGTGACCGACTGGGAAACGCAAGTCGGAGGAAAGCTAAGCACGAGTAATCATATCCTCCCTGACACTAAGTGCGTCGAGGTGCAGACGTCGAAGGACGTGCTCTTCACAATAGCGCTGCGACAAATCGAAGGCGAGGACGTGGGATAG
- the BOS1 gene encoding protein transport protein bos1 (COG:U~TransMembrane:1 (i222-242o)~EggNog:ENOG503NWAT): MNVQYNSALRQSKAIRSELSSLNDKSAPTPAEIGNVSASLASFTKTLDEYNHLARQEIVVKKQEEAFERVKRFRDDLSDFRAQIDGLKKAREDAQHQNNRTELLGRRPYNATPENPYANATTTTTNSAFQPRSNAYGSGHLTTGSADEMREAHALREQNFFANTHSALDDYIARGQAVLGDLGDQREMLKNTQKRLYSVANTLGVSGDTIRMVERRAREDKWIFFAGAIIFFLFCWLVLHYLR, translated from the exons ATG AACGTGCAGTATAACTCTGCCCTGCGGCAGAGCAAGGCGATCCGTAGCGAGCTGTCTTCGCTCAACGACAAGAGCGCCCCGACACCCGCCGAGATCGGCAACGTGTCTGCTTCACTGGCTTCCTTCACCAAGACCCTCGACGAGTATAATCATCTGGCACGGCAAGAAATCGTAGTCAAGAAGCAGGAAGAAGCCTTCGAGCGCGTCAAACGCTTCCGCGACGACCTCTCCGACTTTCGCGCCCAGATCGACGGGttgaagaaggcgagggaGGATGCACAGCACCAAAACAATAGGACCGAGCTCCTGGGGAGGCGGCCGTATAATGCTACCCCCGAAAACCCCTATGCCAATGCCACGACCACAACGACCAACTCGGCCTTTCAGCCGCGGAGCAACGCGTATGGGAGTGGCCACCTCACAACAGGCTCTGCCGACGAAAtgcgcgaggcgcacgcGCTACGCGAGCAAAACTTCTTCGCCAACACGCACAGCGCGCTCGATGACTATATTGCCCGGGGACAAGCGGTCCTGGGCGACCTGGGTGACCAGCGCGAGATGCTCAAAAACACGCAGAAGCGGCTGTACAGTGTCGCCAACACGCTTGGCGTCAGCGGCGACACAATTCGCATGGTCGAGCGGCGTGCGCGAGAAGACAAGTGGATCTTTTTTGCTGGCGCTATCATCTTCTTCCTGTTCTGCTGGTTGGTCCTCCACTACCTGCGGTGA
- a CDS encoding uncharacterized protein (TransMembrane:1 (o6-33i)~EggNog:ENOG503Q4VR~COG:Q), which produces MTPLSVSIMVGSLSGFSIALLASVGVGTCFILLSVAAYRMLLHPLASIPGPRLAAVSSCWHAYHVRNGRVRLLAQTLHGTYGDCVRVGPNEVWFNSKEAFDHIYSTSRGCEKSDFYLATRLSRPQMDWHLRLHFPDNLDLLSELNTRRYRLQRRLIGRTYHASNVAKYDAAIDEVVKRAVTKLASLQGEELDLKEWMHIIAVECLGAAVLSWSPGLLKVGIDWGTIVHSYRGWRRKSVFGLFPIMTKLELLSSDIGRAFAALCGVTYKTPANFRPFFPDVSRRVSRRVKAALRDNPPKDARQDLLADLIQLHKDKPEFNELYLRKMAVTNFGAGHETMASTLTSILAMIGSHPHVQRRVADEVRQTSKSGPLDNVAKMVYTRATIKEAMRLYPVISMSLPRRAPAGGLQVGRRWFPPNTTVGCNPVALHRNSSIFGSDAACFDPGRWLGAQAGDDTRLRAMDRLIDGAPRERRLMKPAGKSFLDLTG; this is translated from the exons ATGACGCCCCTTTCAGTCTCGATAATGGTGGGCTCATTGAGCGGCTTCAGCATCGCGCTTTTGGCGTCAGTTGGCGTTGGGACATGCTTTATTCTTCTTTCTGTTGCGGCCTATCGGATGCTTCTGCACCCTCTCGCGAGCATACCAGGCCCCCGTCTAGCTGCGGTTTCAAGCTGTTGGCACGCCTATCATGTCAGGAACGGCCGTGTACGACTATTGGCACAGACCTTGCACGGTACTTATGGCGACTGTGTGAGAGTTGGGCCAAATGAAGTGTGGTTCAACAGCAAGGAAGCATTCGATCATATTTACA GTACTAGCAGAGGCTGTGAAAAGTCAGACTTCTATT TGGCGACAAGATTGAGCAGACCTCAGATGGATTGGCACTTGCGCCTACACTTCCCGGACAACTTAGATCTGCTCTCCGAGCTCAACACGAGACGGTATCGCTTGCAGAGGCGGCTTATTGGTCGCACATATCATGCGTCGAACGTCGCGAAATACGATGCTGCAATCGACGAGGTGGTGAAGCGCGCTGTCACAAAGCTGGCTTCCCTGCAGGGAGAGGAACTTGACCTGAAGGAATGGATGCACATCATCGCTGTCGAGTGCCTCGGAGCCGCTGTTCTGTCCTGGTCGCCTGGGTTACTCAAAGTCGGCATCGACTGGGGCACGATTGTGCACAGTTACAGAGGGTGGAGGAGAAAGAGCGTCTTTGGCCTCTTCCCCATCATGACCAAGTTGGAGCTGTTGTCATCGGATATCGGCAGGGCCTTCGCCGCGCTCTGCGGCGTCACATACAAGACGCCTGCCAATTTCCGGCCTTTCTTTCCT GACGTATCAAGACGAGTATCGCGGCGAGTCAAGGCAGCACTGAGAGACAATCCGCCCAAAGATGCCAGGCAGGACCTTCTCGCGGACCTGATTCAGCTCCACAAGGACAAACCCGAGTTCAATGAGCTTTACCTCCGGAAAATGGCTGTGACCAACTTTGGTGCTGGCCACGAGACGATGGCGTCCACACTCACATCAATCCTTGCCATGATAGGATCACATCCCCACGTTCAGCGGCGAGTAGCCGACGAAGTCCGGCAGACATCAAAATCTGGGCCCCTTGACAACGTCGCCAAGATGGTGTATACGCGCGCCACCATCAAAGAGGCCATGCGTCTGTACCCCGTAATCTCCATGTCTCTTCCCCGCAGAGCGCCTGCGGGTGGACTGCAGgtgggccgccgctggtTCCCTCCGAACACGACGGTCGGGTGCAACCCCGTCGCCCTGCATCGCAACAGCTCCATATTCGGTAGCGATGCCGCGTGCTTTGACCCGGGGCGCTGGCTCGGCGCCCAGGCGGGGGACGACACGCGTCTCCGGGCGATGGACCG